The genome window GCTGGTACTCCAGCACCGCAGCCTGGATGTCGGAATTGGCCGGCATTGCCGTGCGCAGGCTGAGCCCGAGCCGCTGCGAAGCCTTCTGCTTGGCCAGCCGGTAGTCGGTGAGCCGTTCCTCGACGAGGATGCGCGCTGTCTCGCGGACCAGATCCACACCGGCAAGGCTTGCCGATCGCTTGCCCATGATTGCTGCCCCACCGGAACCTGCGAATAACTTATGCAGGTGTAGCGATGGCGTCAACGTTGTCGCGCGCCGATATAGAGAGTTGCTATCGAGAGTTAGTAGAGCGCGTCCAGCGCGGAACCGCCAGGTTCGCTGCTGGTGGCATGTTCCATGTCCGGCAACCGCTCTTCGGGCAGCGTCTCGAAGACTACCGACTCGGCATCCGGGTGTGCGATGAGACCGCTGTCCGCGTCGATGCGCACGTCGATCAGGCCCTCAGGTCGCGGCATGAAGCCTTGCGGAACGCCTTCCAGAGCGACGTTCATGAAATCGATCCATACCGGCAGTGCCGCGCGTGAGCCGCCTTCGCCGCGTCCTAGCCGGCGCGGTTGATCGTGGCCGATCCAGACCGCCGCCGCGAGTTCGCGCTGGATGCCGACGAACCAGGCGTCGGCCTCGTCGTTGGTCGTTCCCGTCTTGCCCGCGATGTCGCTGCGCCCCAGCCGTGTGGCGCGGGCGCCGGTGCCCCGGCGCGTGACGTCGCGCATCATGTCGGCCGTCATCCAGGCGACGCGTTCGTTGACGGTGCGCGGTAGGCAACCCGGCACTTCCAGTGGTGCGGGAGGTAGCGCCCCCTCGGCCTTGCGCCGTTCGCTGGGCAGCGCCGCACTGGTGGGCACCGGCATGCTGATGGTGGCAGGGACGAGATCCTCCGCCTCGCCTTCCGCTTCGTCTTCGGTGGCGTCCTGCGCGCGCGTGGCCTCGTACTCGAAAGTCGCCGGCAGCGGGTTGTCGCACAGTGGCGGAATCGGCGTAACGATGGGGCGGGCGTTCTCCTCGGCGCGGTCGATGCGCGCGATGAAGTAGGGGTCCACCAGGTGGCCGCCGTTGGCGAAAGTGGCGAAGGCGCGGGACATTTCCAGCGGCGTGAAGACTGGGCTGCCCAGCGCCAGCGATAGATTGTTCGGCATGCGTTCCAGCGGTAGGCCGAATCGTGTGGCGTAGTTGCGCCCGACCTCTACCCCGATGCTGCGCAACAGCTTGATGGAAATGATGTTGCGCGAGTGCACCAGCGCCTCGCGCAGGCGTGTCGGCCCGTGGAAGCGGCCGCTGTAGTTGCGAGGGCGCCACTTCGCCTCCAGCGCGTAGTCCTCCATGACGATAGGGGCGTCGATGAGCACCGAGGCCGGGGTAAATCCCTGATCGAGGGCCGCAGCGTAGATGATCGGCTTGATGGCGCTGCCCGGCTGTCGTTCGGCCTGGATGGCGCGATTGAAGCGGCCATCGAAGAAGTCGTAGCCGCCGACCAGTGCGGTGATGGCGCCGCTGTCGGGCCGCATGGCTACGACTGCACCCTGAGCGATGGGCTCGGCCGCGAGTCGCCAGTCGGCTTGCTCGGGGTCGACTTCGGCTTCATCTCCCTCGCCATCCCGGTTTTCGAGATAGACGAGGGCGCCGCGAGTCAGTCGGGTGTCGCCCAGCTCGGCCCAGTCGTAGTCCTCGGGCGTGAGGCGTGCGCGATCGCCGGTAGCCAGTGTCAGCTGCATGCCTTCTGCATCGTGTGAAAGCACGACGGCGCGGGTCAGCCCGGCCAGGCGCGGCAGCTCGTTGATGCCGGTGATCACGGCCTCCGCGAGCGGCTCGCCGCCCAGCTCATCGCGTACTGTCTCGGCGATCATCGGGCGATTCGTCCGGTAGCCCTGGCGTGCGCTGTGCTCGCGCAGATGCCGGCGCAGCGCGTTGGTGGCGGCCTTCTGCTGGCGGCTGTCGATGGTCGTGGTGACACGGTAGCCGTCGGTGTACGCGGCATCGCCGTAGCGGTCGATCATCTCCTGGCGCACCATCTCGGCGACGAAATGCGCATCGACGTCGACATCGGCGCGCTCGGGGTTGGCGATCACCGGCTCGGCACGCGCGCGCTGCAGCGCCGCATCGTCGATGTAGCCGAGATCGTGCATGCGCCCCAGCACGTAGTCGCGCCGCTCGAGTGCGCGCTCCGGATCGTTGACCGGATTGTCGCGCGAGGGGGCCTTGGGCAGCCCGGCCAGCACTGCCATCTGGGAGACGCTGAGCTCCGCCACCGGCTGGCCGAAGTAGACCTTGGCGGCGGCGCCGACGCCGTAGGCGCGCTCACCGAGGTAGATCTTGTTGAGATAGCTCTCCAGGATCTGTTCCTTGGACAGCACCTCTTCCATACGCAGCGCCAGGAAGATCTCGCGGATCTTGCGCTCGTAGGTGCGCTCGCGCGTAAGGAAGAAGTTGCGCGCGAGCTGCATCGTGATCGTGCTTCCGCCCTGGCTGCGCTCACCGGTCAGCATCAGATTGATGCCGGCGCGCAGGATTCCCTGCCAGTCGACGCCCGGATGCTCGAAGAAGCGCGCGTCCTCGGCAGCGATGAAGGCTTCAATAAGCGGCTTCGGAAGCTCCGCATAGTCCAGCGGATCACGCCGCTCGGCGCCGAACTCGCCGATAAGCTTCCCATCGCGCGTATAGATGCGCAGCGGCACCTGCAAAGGGAGCTCCTGCACGGCCTCGACCGAGGGCAGATCGCCTTCGTAGATTTTCTTGGCGACGAAGAAGCCCGCAGTGGCCAGCGCGGCCCCCGCCGCGAGGACGACGATCAGCACAAAGCCCGTGCGCAGGGCGATTCTGGAGGCGAGAGACATGAGAAAGGCAGGCGGACCGAAAGCGACAGAGAGCGTAGCAGTGGCGCTATGCGCTGCCGCATGGCGCTTACATATCAGGGGCTTGGGTGAAGAATCTAGTGTTGCATCCGAGCTTCACCGCGTTATATTAGCGGACACAGGCCGATGCAGCCGGGGGGAGGAGCTGCGCGGTCGCCACGCGAGCGGTGCCTAGATGGGAGTGATGCCGAGGCTGTTCGGGCGCAGGAGCCAGCCACTGGTTGGCGTGGATATTTCCGCGTCCGCCATCAAGCTGGTGGAGCTGTCCGGTGACGAAGACGACCCGCAGGTCGTCGCCTTCGCGGTGGAGCCTTTACCTGAGGGCGCCATCATTGATCGACAGATCAGTGATCCCGATGCCTTGGCCAGCGCCCTCAAGCGCACGCTGTCGCGCGCCGGTACGAAGACGCGGCGCGTCGCCCTGGCCGTACCGGGCGCCTCGGTGATTTCCAAGGTCATCACCATGCCGGCCTCGCTCTCCGAGAACGATATGGAAGAGCAGATCGCCGTCGAGGCTGATCAGTACATTCCCTATCCGGTCGCCGAGGTCAGCCTGGACTTCGAGGTCATCGGCCCTTCGGAGAATGACCCTGACGCAGTGGACGTATTGCTGGCCGCCTGCCGTCGCGAGCACGTCGAGGCGCTGACCCAGGTTCTGGAGCTGGCCGAACTCGAGCCCGCCGTCGTCGACGCCGAACCCTTCGTGCTGGAGAACGCCTGCGACTATCTGCGTCGCCAGATGCCGGCGGAAGGCAGCGGCCATACCGTGGCGGTGATCGACATCGGCAACAGCGCCACGCATGTCAACGTGCTGCACGATGGCGACAGCGTCTTCTCGCGCGAACACAGCGTCGGTGGCCGCAACCTGACCGAGGAGATCATGCGCGCCTACGGCATGGACCTGGCGGAGGCGGCGCAGGCGAAGAAGGAGAACGCGCTGCCCGAGGACTATCGCGAATCGATCCTGATTCCCTTCTTCGACGAAGTCGCTCAGCTCGTGGATCGCAGCTTCCAGATGTTCTTTGCCTCGGGGCGTGTCAGCCAGCACATCGACCAGCTGCTGATCGCCGGTGGCTCGGCTTATCTGGAAGGCATCGTCGAGCATCTCGGCCAGCGCCTGCAGATCCCCGCCGAGCGCGCACGCCCGCTGACCGGCATGAAGGTGGCCCTGCGCAGCCGCTCCGCGAATCTGGAACGCAACGAGAGCGCGCTGCTGCTCGCCCTCGGTCTGGCCTCCCGAACCTTTGACCCGGTGCGCTAGCCTATGGCCACGCACATCAATCTTCTGGATTGGCGCACCGCGCGTCGCGAGCGCCGGCTCCAGGAATTCAAGAAGCAGATGATCGGTGCAGCCGTCCTCGGTGGCGCCGTCGCCTTGCTGTGGTGGATGCACGCCGGCTCGGTGCTCTCCGATCAGCAGGCGCGCAACAATCTGCTGCGTAGCGAGATCCAGCGGCTCGACCAGGAAATCAAGGAGATCTCGCAGCTCGAACAGGTCCAGCAGAATCTGTTGGCGCGCATGGAGGTCATCGATTCGCTGCAGGCTTCGCGTTCGGCGACCGTGCATTTCTTCGATCAGCTCGTGGAGACCCTCCCCGACGGCGTGCATTTGCAGAGACTTCAGCAGAACGATCAGGAAGTCACGATCGAGGGCATCGCCGAGTCGAACGCGCGCGTATCGAGCTACATGAAGAATCTGGACACGTCACGCTGGTTCGACAACCCGCGCCTGGTGGTCATCCGCAGCAACCAGCGCGAGAACGATCGAGTGCGCCAGTCCCAGTTCACGCTGCGGGTGCAGGTACTGCGCGATCCGCAGAGCGCGAATGAGGAGGGCGACGATGCAGATTGATCTGCGCCGCCGTTTCGAGGAGCTGCAGGGCCTGGATCTGCAGAATCCGGGCAGCTGGCCGGATTGGGTGCGGACAGCCGCCGCCGTGCTGCTGGCCACGGTGCTGATCGCCGGTAGCTACTGGTACCTCATCAAGGATCGCTACGTCGAGGCCGAGCGCGCCGCGCGTACCGAGCAGGAGCTGCGTAGCGAATTCGAGACCAAGCAGCGCCGCGCTGCCGCCCTCGACGCCTACCGCGCCCGCCTTGAGCAAATGGAACGCGACTTCGGCGCCATGCTGCGTCAGCTGCCCGGCAAGGCCGAGGTCGCGAACCTGCTCAATGACATTTCGCGCACGCGCAGCGCCAACAATCTGGACGAGGAGATCTTCGAGCCGCAGTCGGAGATCGTGCGTGACTTCTACGCCGAGCTGCCGAATCGCATCGTCGTCGTCGGCACCTTCCACGACATGGCGCGCTTCGTCTCGGATATCGCTGAGCTGTCGCGCATCGTGACCATCGAACAGGTGGAGATCTCGCGCACCGGTGGTGGCGGTGGCAACGACAGCGATGCGCCCACCGAGTTGCGCATGTCGGCTACAGCCAAGACCTACCGCTACCTTGATGACGACGAACTCGCCGCGCAGCGCAGCAGCGGCGCGCGCAGGGGGCGGCGATGAAGACGGCCCGACTGCTTCTGCCGCTCGCCGCGCTGTTTCTGGTGGCCTGCGACGACGGGCGTGAGGATCTGCGCGCCTATATCGACCGCATCAACGATCGGCCCGGGCGCGAGCTGGAACCGCTGCCCGAGCCGAAGCCTTACGAAAGCTTCGTCTATCGCGAGGCTGACCGCCGCGACCCCTTCGCACCGATTCGCCCCCAGCGCGAGGAGAGGCGTGGCGGGCTGCGCCCGGATCAGGACCGGCCGCGCGAGCCGCTGGAAGCCTATCCGCTGGACAGCCTGACGATGGTCGGCTTGATCGAGCGCGCGGGTACCCGTTTCGCGCTGCTCCGCGACCCAGAGAATAAGATTCACCGCGTATCCGTCGGCATGCACGCCGGCCAGAACTATGGCCGCATCACGGCCGTGACGCCCACCGAAACGCAGCTCGTCGAGATCGTTCCCGATGGCTTCGGCGGCTGGACCGAGCGCCCGGCCACGATCCCGCTCGCCGAGTAGAGAATCATGCAGGAGACCGATTCCATGTCCGGACAACTCATCATGCGGCACTTGCGCCGGGGGGCAGGCGGCCTGCTGCTGGCCGTGCTCGCCACCGCCGCGCCCGCTCAGTCCGAGCGCAGCATCGAGGCGATCGATCACGTCGCCCTCGACACCAATAGCGTGCGCATCACCCTTACCTTCGACGGCCCGGCGCCCGAGCCGAAGAGCTTCTTCGTCGAGGAACCGGCGCGGCTGTCCATCGATCTGCCGAATACTCGTCTTGGCGATCTGGGCCGCGTGCACCGCATCAATGTCGGTGACACGCGCTCGCTGGCGCTGGCCGAGGCCAGCGACCGGACGCGTGCGGTGCTTGAGTTGACCGCCGCGTTGCCCTATCAGATCACACGCGATGCCAATCAGCTCAATATTCTCGTCAATGCCGGAGAGAATCGGCAGGCCGTAACGAAGCCGGCGGGAGAACAGACAGCCGGCGCCGGTGGCGCCGAGCCGACCCGCGAGGCGGCGAAGCAGAAAGACGCTCCCGCAGGTCCGGCGATCCGCAACATCGATTTCCGCCGCGGCGAAGACGGTGCTGGACGGGTCATCGTTGACCTCACCCGCGCAGATGTCCGCATCGACAGCAGTGAATCGGAAGGCCGCATCATTGCGCGCTTCCGGGATGCCCGCGCCTCGTCCGAGCGCTACGAGCGCCTCGACGTGCTGGATTTCGCCACCCCCGTCAAGAGCATCGCACTGCGTCCGGATGGCAGCGACAGTGAGCTGGTCGTCACGCCCATCGCCGACGCGCGCTATGAGCAGATCGCCTATCAGGCCGGTCGTCGCTACACCATCGAGCTGAAGCCGCTCAGCGAGGCGGAGGAACGTGAGCGCGACGTTGCCGAGCCGGTCTACGAAGGCGAGCGCATCTCGCTGAGTTTTCAGGATGTCGAGGTCCGCTCGCTGCTGCAGATCATTGCGGATGTCGCTGAAACCAATCTGGTCGTCTCCGACAGCGTCGACGGCAGTATGACGCTGCGCCTGGAGAATGTGCCCTGGGATCAGGCGCTGGACATCGTTCTGCGTCAGCGCGGGCTTGGTATGCAGGAGCGCGGCAACGTCATGATGATCGCGCCTAACAGCGAGATCACCGAGCGCGCCTCGCAGGAGCGCGCCGCCCGGCGCGCCCGTGAAGAGCTGTCGCCGCTGCGTACCGAGGTCATCCAGGTCAACTACTCGCGCGCCGGCGATCTCGCCGGAATCATCCGCGAGGCCTCCGAGCAGCGCGAGGGTGGCGGTAACTCCGAGAACGATGTGCGCGAATCCGAGCTGCTCAGCCGGCGCGGCAAGATTACCGTCGACGAGCGTACCAACTCGCTGATCGTGCAGGAGGCGCGCGACAATCTCGCCGCGATTCGCCGCCTTGTCCAGCGCCTGGACGTGCCGGTGCGCCAGGTGCTCATCGAATCGCGCATCGCTATCGTCAACGACGATTTCGAGAAGAACCTCGGCGTGCAGGCCGGCTTCACGAGCATTGGCACGACGGGAGACGCCACGGTCGGCTTCAGCGGCTCGGGCAACGCCGCCAACACCGTAGTCAACGGCGGTGTTCCCGGCTTCGCCGATCGTCTGGGCGTGCGCCTGCCCATCGCCAGCCCCGCCGGCCAGTTTGGCGTTGCCGTGCTGGGTAGCGACTTCCTCGTCGATCTGGAGCTGTCGGCCATGCAGTCCGAAGGTCGCGGTGAGCTGGTCTCGACGCCGCGTGTCGTGACGGCCGACCGCAGCGAGGCGGTCATCAAGCAGGGCCTGCAGATTCCGATCACCACGCGCAGCCAGCAGGACGCCGAGTCGACCACTACGGAGTTCGTCGACGCGCTGCTTGAGCTGCGCGTCACGCCCGAGATCACTCCGGACGACGGCGTTTTCCTGAATTTGCTGGTGACGCGCAATGAGCCCGATTTCACGCAGGTGAACGCCGACGGCAATCCGGCCATCGCCACGCGCGAAGTCGGCACGCGCGTTCTGGTGCGCACCGGTGAAACCCTTGTGCTCGGCGGTGCCTATGAGTCGGAAACCACCGAGACGGTGACCAAGGTGCCGTTGCTCGGCGATATACCGATCATCGGTCGGCTGTTCCGCAGCGACTCGAGCATGAACAGTCAGCGCGAGCTGCTGGTCTTCGTGACGCCGAAGATCCTCAAGGAAGGCCTCGATATCGGCGGCGAGTGATTCCGGGGCCGGTCGCCGACTGGCGACCGGCCGGGCCGATATACTGCGCCCCCCTTGTATCGGGGAAGCTTGCTTCCCGCCTACCGTGAGCGTTCGCCCGCCCTTCAGGCTCCTGCAGCGACGCCGGCCGCGCAGCGAGCGGCCCGCCGCTCCCGCGTGCAGTGGCCGCATCTTCCTCGTCGGGCCCATGGGGTCCGGCAAGACGACGCTGGGCCGTCGACTCGCTTCGCTGCTGGGTATGGATTTCGTCGACAGCGACCACGAGATCGAGCGTCGTACCGGTGTCGATATCCCCTTCATCTTCGAGAAGGAGGGGGAGGCCGGCTTCCGGCGGCGCGAGCACGACATCCTCCAGGAACTTGCCGGCCGCGATGGCGTCGTGGTCGCCACTGGCGGCGGCGCGGTGCTGGACGCCGCGACGCGCGCTCGATTGCAGAAGGCCGGCCACGTCATCTATCTGCACGCCAGCGTCGACCAGCAGCTGCGCCGTACCGCGCGCAGCCGCCACCGCCCGCTGTTGCGCTCCGGCGACCGTCGCGCCATCCTCGCGCGGCTGCTCGCCGAGCGCGATCCGCTCTACCGCGAGACGGCTCACCGTATCGTTGCCACGGACGGGCGCAACACGCGCGCGCTCGCCCACGAGATCCATCGCAGCCTTATGCAGGAGAAGTCCGCGCCGTGACCGCAACCGCCCGACGTCTGCCCCCTCGTCAGCTGCAGGTCGAGCTGGGCGCGCGCACTTATCCCATCCGCATTGGTAGCGGGCTGATCGCCGACGCGGGTGCCTGGCGCGAGCTGCACGACCGCCCCGTGCGCCTGCTCAGCGACGAGGAAGTGGCGCGGCATTGGCTGAAGTCGGTGGTCGCGCAGCGCGACATCGCCCCGGAGCACACGCGCATCGTGCCGTCGGGCGAGGGCACCAAGACCATGCAGCAGGTGGAGGCCTGCCTCGACTGGCTGCTGGAGACGCGGATGCCGCGCGACGGCGTGCTGATTGCCCTCGGCGGCGGTGTTATCGGCGATCTTGCCGGTTTCGTGGCGGCGATCTATCAGCGCGGCATCGATTTCGTGCAGGTGCCGACGACGCTGCTGGCGCAGGTCGACTCCAGCGTCGGCGGCAAGACCGGCGTCAATCATGCGCTTGGCAAGAATCTCATCGGTGCCTTTCACCAGCCGCGGCTGGTGCTGGCCGACTGCGAGACACTTTCCACCTTGCCCGCCCGCGAGCTCAGCGCGGGTCTTGCCGAAGTCATCAAGTACGGCATGCTGGGCGACGCGGACTTCTTTGCCTGGTTGGAGGACAACATGGCCAAGCTGCGCGCCCTGGATGCGCAGCGTGTCATGGACGTCATCGAGCGCTGCTGCACGATGAAGGCTCAGGTCGTGGTTGCCGATGAACGAGAATCCGGGCGTCGCGCCCTGCTCAACCTGGGCCACACTTTCGCCCACGCCATCGAGACCCACACTGAATACGCGCGCTATTTGCATGGCGAGGCGGTGGGTATCGGCCTGGTCATGGCTGCAGGGCTGTCGCGCCGGCTGGGCTGGCTGAGCGCGAGCGAGGTCGAGCGCGTGCAGGCATTGGTGGCAGCCGCCGGTTTGCCCAGCACCGTCCCGGAGGACATGACACCGGCGGATTTCATGCGCCACATGGCACACGACAAGAAGGTGGTTTCCGGCCGGCTTCGCTTCGTGCTGCTGCGGCGGCTGGGCGAGGCGCTGGTCACCGGCGATGTGCCGGCGGAGCAGCTTTCGCGGCTGCTGGCCGAGTACTGCACGGCGACGGATTCGGCCTGATGGCCGTCGTGGCCTGGGCGGCCGACCCGGCGCGCAGCCGTGGCCGGCATTACGCCGAGCCGGCGCCGTCGGGGCGCAGCGAGTACCAGCGCGACCGCGACCGCATCGTGCACAGTGGCGCCTTCCGCCGGCTGGAGTACAAGACCCAGGTATTTCTCAACCACGAAGGCGACTGGTTCCGGACGCGGCTGACGCATTCGCTGGAAGTCGCGCAGATCGCGCGCTCGCTCGCGCGCTCGCTGACGCTGGACGAGGATCTGGTGGAGGCGATCTGCCTGGCGCACGACCTCGGCCATACCCCCTTCGGCCACGCCGGTCAGGACGCGCTCAATGCCTGCATGAAGGACCTCGGCGGCTTCGAGCACAACCTGCAATCGCTGCGCGTGGTCGACGAGCTGGAAGACAAGTACGCCGACTTCCGTGGCCTGAATCTCACCTTCGAGACGCGCGAGGGCATCCTCAAGCATTGCTCGCGCGCGCGCGCCGCCGAGCTGGGTGCGCTCGGCGAGCGCTTCCTGAACGGTACGCAGCCGGGCATGGAGGCGCAGCTCGCCAATCTGGCGGACGAGATCGCCTACAACAACCACGACATCGACGACGGCATCCGCGCCGGCTTGATCAGCCTGGACGAGTTGGAGGCGCTGCCGTTGGTGGCGGAGCCGCTACGCGAGGTGCGCCGCCTGCATCCGCAGGCCAGCGACCGCCAGCGGCGGCACGAAGTCATCCGGCGCCTGATCACGATTCTTGTCGACGACCTGCGCGCCACCACCGAGGCGCGCCTGGCCACGGCTGCGCCGGACTCGCCGGAAGCCGTGCGCGCTCAGTCGCGCCCGATGGTGGCCTTCTCCGACGCCATGCGCACGCAGGCCACCGAACTCAAGCGCTTCCTCTACACCCGCGTCTATCGCCACCACCGCGTTTACCGCATGACGCGCAAGGCCCAGCGCGTCATCCGCGAGCTCTTCGAGGCGCTGGTGGACGATCCGCTGCTGCTGCCGCCCGAGTTCCAGGCCGTGGCTGCGGCCGGCCGCGAGGCCGAGGGCGAGGCCGGCGTGGCGCGGGCCGTAGCCGACTATATCGCCGGCATGACCGACCGTTACGCGCTGCATGTCCACGGCAGCTTGTTCAACCTCCGGCAGGTGGATTGAAAAAGCGCGATAATAGCGACTTGCGCTAGCGATCAAAGGGCCGCTTTTCCTTGACACAAAAGGCTTGCTGATCGATAGTCGCCGGTCGCGCTGCGGCGAATTCCGACGTCTGACCCCGAGAACAGGCGCCCATCTGGAACAGGTGGCGCGTCACGGGGGAGTGTCGCCGCAGCCTCCATGCGCCTCCACCATGGATTGCTTATGTCGATGCAGCTCCCCGCTTCCGGCCTGTACCGCCCGGCCTTCGAGCATGACAACTGCGGCTTCGGCCTGATTGCCAATATGGATGGCAAGGCCAGCCATTGGCTGGTTCAGACCGCCGTTACCGCCCTGGCGCGCATGACGCACCGCGGCGCCATTGCCGCCGACGGCAAGACCGGCGACGGCTGCGGCCTGCTCATGAAGAAGCCGGACGCCTTCCTGCGCGCGGAAGCCGACAGGCTCGGCTTCGCCCTCGGCGAGCTGTATGCCGCCGGCAACGTCTTCCTGTCCAACGACACCGCCGAACAGAGCGCCCAGCGCGAGGCCATCGAGGCCGGCTGCGTGCGTCACGGCCTGCGCGTCGCCGGCTGGCGCACGGTGCCTACCGATTCCAGTGTCTGCGGCGAGGAGGCGCTGTCGACGCTGCCCGCCATCGAGCAGGTCTTCGTCGTGCCCGAGGGCGCCGCGCTGGATGCGCGCGCTTTCGAGATCCGCCTGTTCAAGGCGCGGCGCAATGCCGAGAAGCGCATCAGCGAGAACGGCAACGAAGATTTCTACATCACGCATCTGTCGTCGCATTCGCTGGTCTACAAGGGGCTGGTGATGCCGGAGCATCTGCCGGCCTTCTACCAGGATCTGTCGAATCCGGAGCTGGCCTCGGCCATCTGCGTTTTCCATCAGCGCTTCTCGACCAACACCATGCCGCGCTGGAATCTGGCGCAGCCCTTCCGCTTCCTCGCCCACAACGGCGAGATCAACACCATCCAGGGCAACCGCAAGTGGGCGGTGGCGCGCGCCAAGAAGTTCGCCTGCGAGGCGCTGGGCGACATCGAGGAGATCACGCCGCTGGTCGGCCAGCACGGCTCGGACTCCGAGTCGCTGGACCACATGCTGGAAGTGCTGCTCGCCGGCGGCAAGGACATCTTTGCCGCCATGCGCGCACTGATCCCGCCGGCCTGGCAGAACGTCGAGCATCTCGACCCGGATGTGCGCGCCTTCTTCGAGTACAGCTCGATGAATCTCGAGCCCTGGGACGGGCCGGCCGGTGTTGTGCTGACCGATGGTCGCTACGCGGCCTGCTGCCTGGACCGGAACGGTCTCCGCCCGGCGCGCTATGTACTGACCAAGGACCGCCACATCACGCTGGCCTCGGAGGTCGGGGTCTGGGACTACAAGCCCGAGGATGTGCTGGAGAAGGGCCGCCTGCGTCCGGGCCAGATGATCGCCGTCGATACCAGCAACGGCGAGATCCTGCAGCCGGCTGACATCGACGCGAAGCTGGCCGAGCGTGCGCCCTACAAGAGCTGGCTGAAGAACAGCGTGCAGCGGCTGCAGGCGCGGCTGACCGAGAGCCCCGAGATGCTGGACCGCATCGGTGCCGATTCGGTGGCGATCTACCAGAAGCTCTTCAACCTCAGCTACGAGGAGCGCGAGCAGGTGCTGCGCGTGCTGGCCGAGGCCGGCGCCGAAGCCATCGGTTCGATGGGCGATGACACGCCCATGGCCGTGCTGTCGCAGCAGCAGCGCTCGCTCTACGACTACTTCCGGCAGGTCTTCGCCCAGGTCACCAACCCGGCCATCGACCCGCTGCGCGAGCAGATCGTCATGTCCCTGGAGTGCCAGCTGGGCGCCGAAAGCGGGGTCTTCGACGAGACCGCCGAGGGGGCTTCGCGCCTGCTCGTCGACTCGCCGGTGCTGTCCGAAGGCAAGTTCAAGCAGATGCTGGCGCTGGGTGCCGAGAACCCCGACTACGCACATCAGGTCATCGACCTGAACTACGATCCGGCCGAGACGAAGCTCCAGGCCGCCGTCGAGGCGGTCTGCGAGCGCGCCGTCTCCGCCGTGCGCGCCGGCAAGGTCATCCTGGTGCTGTCGGATCGCGGTGTGGCGCGTGACAAGCTGCCCATCCACGCGCTGCTGGCCACCGGCGCGGTGCAGAACCGCCTGATCAACGAGGGCCTGCGCACGGACTGCAATCTCATCATCGAGACGGCCACCGCGCGCGACCCGCACCACTTCGCCTGCCTCATCGGCTACGGCGCGTCCTGCGTCTATCCCTATCTGGCCTACGCCACGCTCTACGATCTGCGCGGCCGCGGTCAGATCCCCGGGCGCGAGGACGTCGATCTGGCGCGCGCCTATCGCAAGGGCATCAACAAGGGCCTCTACAAGATCATGTCGAAGATGGGCATCTCGACGGTAGCGAGCTACCGCGGCGCCCAGCTTTTCGAGATCGTGGGCCTGGGCAGCGAGGTGGTGGATCTGTGCTTCACGGATTCCATCTCGCGCATCGAGGGTGCGCGCTTCTCCGACCTCGAGAAGGACCAGCAGCACCTGGCCTGGCGCGCCTGGAACCCGCGCAAGCGCATTGACCAGGGCGGCCAGTACAAGTTCGTGCACGACAAGGAGTACCACGCCTACAACCCGGACGTGGTCTCGGTGCTGCACCAGGCCGTGCAGAACAGCGATGTCGAGAAGTACCGCGAGTTCGCCGATCTGGTGAACCATCGCCCGGTGGCGACGGTGCGCGACCTGCTCAAGCTGAAGCTGGCCGATGAGCCGCTGCCGATGACGGAGATCGAATCGGTGGAGCGCATCTTCACGCGCTTCGACTCCGCCGGCATGAGCCTGGGCGCATTGTCGCCCGAGGCGCACGAGGCGCTGGCGGTGGCGATGAACCGCATCGGTGGCCGCAGCAACTCGGGCGAGGGTGGCGAG of Algiphilus aromaticivorans DG1253 contains these proteins:
- the aroB gene encoding 3-dehydroquinate synthase encodes the protein MTATARRLPPRQLQVELGARTYPIRIGSGLIADAGAWRELHDRPVRLLSDEEVARHWLKSVVAQRDIAPEHTRIVPSGEGTKTMQQVEACLDWLLETRMPRDGVLIALGGGVIGDLAGFVAAIYQRGIDFVQVPTTLLAQVDSSVGGKTGVNHALGKNLIGAFHQPRLVLADCETLSTLPARELSAGLAEVIKYGMLGDADFFAWLEDNMAKLRALDAQRVMDVIERCCTMKAQVVVADERESGRRALLNLGHTFAHAIETHTEYARYLHGEAVGIGLVMAAGLSRRLGWLSASEVERVQALVAAAGLPSTVPEDMTPADFMRHMAHDKKVVSGRLRFVLLRRLGEALVTGDVPAEQLSRLLAEYCTATDSA
- a CDS encoding deoxyguanosinetriphosphate triphosphohydrolase: MAVVAWAADPARSRGRHYAEPAPSGRSEYQRDRDRIVHSGAFRRLEYKTQVFLNHEGDWFRTRLTHSLEVAQIARSLARSLTLDEDLVEAICLAHDLGHTPFGHAGQDALNACMKDLGGFEHNLQSLRVVDELEDKYADFRGLNLTFETREGILKHCSRARAAELGALGERFLNGTQPGMEAQLANLADEIAYNNHDIDDGIRAGLISLDELEALPLVAEPLREVRRLHPQASDRQRRHEVIRRLITILVDDLRATTEARLATAAPDSPEAVRAQSRPMVAFSDAMRTQATELKRFLYTRVYRHHRVYRMTRKAQRVIRELFEALVDDPLLLPPEFQAVAAAGREAEGEAGVARAVADYIAGMTDRYALHVHGSLFNLRQVD
- a CDS encoding shikimate kinase, with the translated sequence MFLVGPMGSGKTTLGRRLASLLGMDFVDSDHEIERRTGVDIPFIFEKEGEAGFRRREHDILQELAGRDGVVVATGGGAVLDAATRARLQKAGHVIYLHASVDQQLRRTARSRHRPLLRSGDRRAILARLLAERDPLYRETAHRIVATDGRNTRALAHEIHRSLMQEKSAP
- the pilQ gene encoding type IV pilus secretin PilQ encodes the protein MSGQLIMRHLRRGAGGLLLAVLATAAPAQSERSIEAIDHVALDTNSVRITLTFDGPAPEPKSFFVEEPARLSIDLPNTRLGDLGRVHRINVGDTRSLALAEASDRTRAVLELTAALPYQITRDANQLNILVNAGENRQAVTKPAGEQTAGAGGAEPTREAAKQKDAPAGPAIRNIDFRRGEDGAGRVIVDLTRADVRIDSSESEGRIIARFRDARASSERYERLDVLDFATPVKSIALRPDGSDSELVVTPIADARYEQIAYQAGRRYTIELKPLSEAEERERDVAEPVYEGERISLSFQDVEVRSLLQIIADVAETNLVVSDSVDGSMTLRLENVPWDQALDIVLRQRGLGMQERGNVMMIAPNSEITERASQERAARRAREELSPLRTEVIQVNYSRAGDLAGIIREASEQREGGGNSENDVRESELLSRRGKITVDERTNSLIVQEARDNLAAIRRLVQRLDVPVRQVLIESRIAIVNDDFEKNLGVQAGFTSIGTTGDATVGFSGSGNAANTVVNGGVPGFADRLGVRLPIASPAGQFGVAVLGSDFLVDLELSAMQSEGRGELVSTPRVVTADRSEAVIKQGLQIPITTRSQQDAESTTTEFVDALLELRVTPEITPDDGVFLNLLVTRNEPDFTQVNADGNPAIATREVGTRVLVRTGETLVLGGAYESETTETVTKVPLLGDIPIIGRLFRSDSSMNSQRELLVFVTPKILKEGLDIGGE